TCAGTCTTGGGGTTCCCATGTCAGTGACCGTGATGGTGATGTTATACTCGGCTCTTTCCTCTCGGTCCAGTGGACTGTCCGTTACCAAGGTGTAGTAGTTCTCTACAGATGGCTTCAGGACGAAGGGGAGATCGTCTTGGATAGAACACACCATCTTTGCATTGTTCCCCGAATCTCTGTCTCGAATCCTAAAAACAGCTACGACTGTTTCTAGTGAATTTTCTTGAATTGGGCTAGTAAGTGATGACATGAGCAGTTCTGGTGGATTGTCGTTTATATCTGTTACCTGAATCACCACCGTACATTTTCCAGATAGTCCTCCGCCATCTTTGGCCTGAATAGTTAATGTGTAAGTTTGAATTACCTCATAGTTCAATTCAGCTTTGAGATAAACATTGCCGGATGTTGGATTGATTTGAAATGTGTTGAGAATTCTTTCAGTAGCATAAAAAAATGCATAAACTATTTCCCCATTACTTCCCGTATCTAAATCTCTAGCTGAGACAGTGACAACCAGAGAGCCCACAGGGCTGTCCTCACACAACTGCACCTTGTAGAGAGACTGTACAAATTCAGGCGCATTGTCATTTATGTCCAAAACCAGGATGCGCACCAGGGTAGTCCCTGATCTGGGCGGAGAGCCACCATCCAAGGCGGTGAGGATTAAACTGAGTTCAGGCACCTCTTCTCGATCCAGCGGTCTATCCAGGACCAATTCAGGATAGATAATCCCATCTGCACCATTATGAACACTAATGTGGAAATAGGCATTGGGGCTGATGGTATAGTTTTTCACATTATTGGTTCCAATATCTGAATCCTGTGCACTTTGTAGAAGAAATGCCGCCCCTGGGGTGGtactttctaatattttcaaGAGAATCTCTCTATCCAGAAATACTGGAGAATGATCATTGATATCTCTAACCCATAATTTAGCACGGAAAATCTCAAAAGGCTTTTCCATTAACAACTGGAACGGTAGCACACAAGGCTCTTTGGGGCCGCACAGTTCCTCTCGGTCTAATTTCTCATTTAGAGATACATCACCAGTAAGCGGATCGAGTAGTAAAAATCCTATTTTTTGGTCTGAAATGACTCTAGGCTCCCGGGCTGATAGTTCCTCCATCCCCAACCCCAGGTCATGTGCTAGGTTCGCCAGAAGGGTGCCTCTCTCAGCTTCCTCCTCCACAAAATACACTAGCGGTTCCTCAGCAGCCCAGGACATTCCCAGAAATACACAAAGAAAGAGGACTTGCCTTTGCTGCACAGCACATTCCACTCTGGCGTCTATTCTTCGTTTAACCAGTCTTTCAAAAACACTTTCTCTCGTTCTTAAGCAACTCAGAAATGGCATCAATCGAATCCTTAGAAATGAAGTGGATAACAGCAATACTTGTAGGGAGGAATTCCCATTTTACCCAACTCTTCTTACCACGGTTTCCTTTCCTCTATTGTTATAGTGTGGCCAGCTTTCCTCTAAACGCTGGCATCCGCAACATCCTTGATGcgagtatttttttctctttttagccTGCAGCGCCACCTTGCGTTTTGTGGGTGTTATTCCCGATTTTAAGAATACAGCAAAAAGATGGCGGATTAAAGGAACTGAAGTAGGAGTGATTTTTTACCCCCAAGtttctttgctgttttatttcattttttttttctcaactagCCATCGTACGCCTAGTAAGTTCTTACATCGTTTCCCTCTCTGTGAGTGCACTCgcagaaaaataaatcagctgttttcttataatttatgTACACAAAATTAAATCAGctgttttcttataatttatgTACACAAAATTCCACTGTGGCGTCCATTCTTCGTTTAACCAGTCTTTCAAAAACACTTTCTCTCGTTCTTAAGCAACTCAGAAATGGCATCAATGGCATTTGAAATGGCaccgaactcccctcccatctacaCTGGCTATAATTTATTGTGTACGTAAATTATAACTCCTGTATGGGAACCCATACATATGGTTCCCATACAGGAGTTAATCCTAAGAAAATctcttgtttttaagatttatagTAAAGAATATATAAGACAATGAAGTCTCCATCCCAAAGTCAAATATCGGTTGAGGACCTTTTATTTGCAAACTGCTTAACAATAATGCTGTCCACCCTGCAGAGTAACGccttttttcagtttcttgttAATTAAATAACCCTTCCAGTTTCAAGGTCTTTGCTCTTTTCCCACAATATTTTTCGGAACACTGTCTACCACCCCATCCTCTACCCTTCACCTGATTTATGTATGTGTTCACGTAACAGGCATTCTAAGAGTATGCGATGAGTGCtcttaaaattaataatagcATTCAGGTGTCACTCTTGTCTGTGGAAGTGCTCCTAGTATTTCATCTTTAACTATGATGGTTGATGTCAACTTGGGGTAAATGCTCCATTTTTTGGATGAAAAacgttttatttttccatattctttcatattttaatttttgacattTGTGAAATTGTGCTTTTATTCTTTAGCTTTTTAATTACTGAATTCTtgatataaatgatatttaacCATTGTATATTGTTTTAATGCACAGGTAGATTTGATGAGCCAACATCGTTTTAGGATTTTTTCTGGCTCATGCTGTTCTgtttgtgtgcatatatgtgtgtgtttagcttATATGGCTTTGATAGTAAACTTTTCTGGCTTTGTAGTATGGATTAGGAAGCTTTCTATTTTTATGCAACAGAATTGTTTTTATAATGATATTATCATCTGTTTCTACATGCTTTATTATGACTTGCCTTTTAAATGGTTTGGATTTGGGTGGTAAATTTATGACtatctttccattttacttttgGTTATTAATCTAtgagttttgtttctgtttaaagtaatttgtattttatttttaaaaaccatttattttatctggatttgcaagtattttagTATTATATTTTCATTGCATAATTTATGTTTAGTTATATATGTGCTCTTATTAgttatatttagtattttatttcctttttattaattaGGGTACTTGCAAGAACTCtattttacttatcttttaaaatccactcttttaaaaataatctatgaCCTTGATTCAAAATCAATAGTACTAAAAGGTTTAGACGAAAACACAgtagttttctgtattttctctcattttcctagTTCATTTCCCAATAAGGAGACtttttttgaattaatatttgtttataacCTTATTGTTTCATGTTTCATGTGTACACTGTATTTTGACTTCTGTGtacactatggtgtgatcaccacAAGTTTAGTTTTCGCTTACACAGGTGACCCCTCTTACACATTATGCCCTGCCCCTACACTTCTTTTCCTCTGATGACCATTAGAGGAAAAGACCATTCTTCTCATCTGTTCTCTATAgctatgtgtttgtttgtttattttgtcttttttttttatgtttcacatatgagtgaaatcatagaGTATCTGTCTTTCTAcccctgacttatttcacttagggtAATGTCCTCAAGGTCTGTTGTAGCACATAGAACGATTTCA
The DNA window shown above is from Bos indicus x Bos taurus breed Angus x Brahman F1 hybrid chromosome 7, Bos_hybrid_MaternalHap_v2.0, whole genome shotgun sequence and carries:
- the PCDHB7 gene encoding protocadherin beta-7, with amino-acid sequence MPFLSCLRTRESVFERLVKRRIDARVECAVQQRQVLFLCVFLGMSWAAEEPLVYFVEEEAERGTLLANLAHDLGLGMEELSAREPRVISDQKIGFLLLDPLTGDVSLNEKLDREELCGPKEPCVLPFQLLMEKPFEIFRAKLWVRDINDHSPVFLDREILLKILESTTPGAAFLLQSAQDSDIGTNNVKNYTISPNAYFHISVHNGADGIIYPELVLDRPLDREEVPELSLILTALDGGSPPRSGTTLVRILVLDINDNAPEFVQSLYKVQLCEDSPVGSLVVTVSARDLDTGSNGEIVYAFFYATERILNTFQINPTSGNVYLKAELNYEVIQTYTLTIQAKDGGGLSGKCTVVIQVTDINDNPPELLMSSLTSPIQENSLETVVAVFRIRDRDSGNNAKMVCSIQDDLPFVLKPSVENYYTLVTDSPLDREERAEYNITITVTDMGTPRLKTEHNITVLVSDVNDNAPAFTQTSYTLWVRENNSPALHIGSVSATDTDAGANAQVTYSLLPPPDPLVPLASLVSINPDNGHLFALTSLDYEALRAFEFYVGAADRGSPALSSQALVRVLVADANDNAPFVLYPLQNASAPCTELVPRAAEPGYLVTKVVAVDGDAGQNAWLSYQLLKATEPGLFGVWAHNGEVRTARLLSERDAPKQRLVVLIKDNGEPPLSASVTLHVLLVDGFSQPYLPAPEAEAAAAAPADPLTVYLVVALASVSSLFLFSVLVFVAVRLCRRGGAASAGRCPVAEGHFPGHLVDVSGTGTLSQSYQYEVGLMGGSGTGEFKFLKPILPNLAFQSIGREVEEYPSYRNDLGLW